One Acidimicrobiales bacterium genomic window carries:
- a CDS encoding branched-chain amino acid transaminase translates to MPITPTAKIWMDGELVDWEDATVHVLTHSLHYGTGVFEGIRAYATPDGPGVFRLSDHISRLLRSAHILALEVPFSHAELSAAVLDTVRASGLDACYIRPLVYLGYGEMGLNPLFSEVKVSVAVWPWSAYLGEEGIAKGIRLKVSSWARHDPRAMPTAAKATGMYINSSLAKVEAVRAGYDEALLLTTDGYLSEGTGENLFIVRDGVLYSPSTSAVAALEGITADSAQVIARDLGYEVHHELLRRPDLYLADEAFLTGTAAEIVPIASVDDRTVGAGEPGPVTRAIQETYFSAVRGGVDRYKDWVELVD, encoded by the coding sequence ATGCCGATTACCCCGACGGCCAAGATCTGGATGGACGGCGAGCTCGTCGACTGGGAGGACGCCACCGTGCACGTCCTCACCCACAGCCTGCACTACGGCACCGGCGTCTTCGAGGGCATCCGCGCCTACGCGACGCCGGACGGGCCGGGAGTCTTCCGCCTCTCGGACCACATCTCCCGGCTGCTCCGCTCGGCGCACATCCTCGCCCTCGAGGTCCCCTTCAGCCACGCCGAGCTCTCGGCCGCGGTGCTGGACACTGTGCGCGCCTCCGGCCTCGACGCCTGCTACATCCGCCCCCTCGTCTACCTCGGCTACGGCGAGATGGGCCTCAACCCGCTCTTCTCCGAGGTCAAGGTCTCCGTCGCGGTCTGGCCCTGGAGCGCCTACCTCGGCGAGGAGGGGATCGCGAAGGGCATCCGCTTGAAGGTCAGCTCCTGGGCCCGCCATGACCCGCGCGCGATGCCGACAGCCGCCAAGGCGACCGGGATGTACATCAACTCCTCGCTCGCCAAGGTGGAGGCGGTGCGCGCCGGGTACGACGAGGCGCTGCTGCTGACGACCGACGGCTACCTCTCCGAGGGCACCGGCGAGAACCTCTTCATCGTGCGCGACGGGGTGCTCTACTCGCCGTCGACCTCGGCGGTCGCCGCCCTCGAGGGGATCACCGCCGACAGCGCGCAGGTGATCGCCCGCGACCTCGGCTACGAGGTCCACCACGAGCTCCTCCGCCGCCCCGACCTCTACCTCGCCGACGAGGCCTTCCTCACCGGGACCGCGGCCGAGATCGTCCCCATCGCCTCGGTCGACGACCGCACCGTCGGCGCCGGGGAGCCGGGGCCGGTGACGCGCGCCATCCAGGAGACCTACTTCTCGGCCGTCCGCGGCGGGGTCGACCGCTACAAGGACTGGGTCGAACTTGTCGACTGA
- the cimA gene encoding citramalate synthase, with protein sequence MSTEVPAGGGVLARPALPASVEIYDTTLRDGSQQEGISLTVEDKLRVAQQIDHLGVAYIEGGWPGANPKDGEFFARARDELKLEHAVLAAFGSTRRAGAAAAGDETLGQLLRAATDTVCIVAKASDLHVTEALRTTLAEGVAMVRDSVALLVGEGRQVFLDAEHFFDGFRRDPAFSLEVLAAAEEAGASALVLCDTNGGALPHEVEEIVATVRAATRAVIGVHFHNDSGCAVANSLAAVRVGATQVQGCVNGYGERAGNADLCVAIPDLTLKMGISTVPAEKLPLVTPTARHIAEIVNLTLDPQKPYVGTAAFAHKAGLHTSAIVRRADAYEHVPPDSVGNGTRVVVSELAGRSTLAMKAAELGIDLDAEATGRVLDALKRLEHAGYHFEVADGSLELLMRAASGGGPEELASFFTVESFRVVTDWRQLDHPVPDPERLVHGWGEEGELTTEATVKVHVGGDRVVETAEGNGPVNALDSALRKAIGRYFPELAALHLTDYRVRVLDTGKGTGAVTRVLLDTADEEGSFSTIGVSENVIEASWQALVDSIVFGLLRAGGVRGGASDTLGAR encoded by the coding sequence TTGTCGACTGAGGTCCCTGCCGGCGGGGGCGTGCTCGCGCGCCCCGCGCTGCCGGCGAGCGTCGAGATCTACGACACGACGCTGCGCGACGGCTCCCAGCAGGAGGGCATCTCGCTCACCGTCGAGGACAAGCTGCGCGTCGCGCAGCAGATCGACCACCTCGGCGTGGCCTACATCGAGGGGGGCTGGCCGGGTGCCAACCCGAAGGACGGCGAGTTCTTCGCCCGCGCCCGCGACGAGCTGAAGCTCGAGCACGCCGTCCTCGCGGCCTTCGGTTCGACGCGCCGCGCTGGGGCCGCCGCCGCCGGGGACGAGACCCTCGGCCAGCTGCTGCGGGCCGCGACCGACACGGTCTGCATCGTCGCCAAGGCCTCCGACCTGCACGTCACCGAGGCGCTGCGGACGACCCTCGCCGAGGGCGTGGCGATGGTCCGCGACTCGGTCGCCCTCCTCGTCGGCGAGGGTCGGCAGGTCTTCTTGGACGCCGAGCACTTCTTCGATGGCTTCCGCCGCGACCCCGCCTTCTCCCTCGAGGTCCTCGCCGCCGCCGAGGAGGCGGGCGCCTCGGCGCTCGTGCTCTGCGACACCAACGGCGGCGCGCTGCCGCACGAGGTCGAGGAGATCGTGGCCACGGTGCGCGCCGCGACGCGGGCGGTGATCGGGGTGCACTTCCACAACGACTCGGGCTGCGCCGTCGCCAACAGCCTCGCCGCGGTGCGTGTCGGCGCGACCCAGGTGCAGGGCTGCGTGAACGGCTACGGGGAGCGGGCGGGCAACGCCGACCTCTGCGTCGCGATCCCCGACCTCACCTTGAAGATGGGCATCAGCACGGTCCCCGCGGAGAAGCTCCCTCTCGTCACGCCGACCGCCCGCCACATCGCGGAGATCGTCAACCTCACCCTCGACCCGCAGAAGCCCTACGTCGGCACTGCCGCCTTCGCGCACAAGGCGGGGCTGCACACGAGCGCGATCGTGCGCCGCGCCGACGCCTACGAGCACGTCCCGCCGGACTCGGTCGGCAACGGCACGCGCGTCGTCGTCTCCGAGCTCGCCGGCCGCTCGACGCTCGCGATGAAGGCCGCCGAGCTCGGCATCGACCTCGACGCCGAGGCGACTGGCCGCGTCCTCGACGCGCTGAAGCGCCTCGAGCACGCCGGCTACCACTTCGAGGTCGCCGACGGCTCGCTCGAGCTGCTGATGCGCGCCGCGTCGGGGGGAGGGCCGGAGGAGCTCGCCAGCTTCTTCACCGTCGAGTCCTTCCGGGTGGTCACCGACTGGCGCCAGCTCGACCACCCGGTCCCGGACCCTGAGCGCCTCGTGCACGGCTGGGGCGAGGAGGGCGAGCTCACCACTGAGGCGACCGTGAAGGTGCACGTCGGCGGCGACCGCGTCGTCGAGACCGCGGAGGGCAACGGCCCGGTGAACGCCCTCGACTCGGCGCTGCGCAAGGCGATCGGCCGCTACTTTCCCGAGCTCGCCGCGCTGCATCTCACCGACTACCGGGTGCGCGTCCTCGACACCGGGAAGGGCACCGGGGCGGTGACGCGCGTCCTGCTCGACACCGCCGACGAGGAGGGCAGCTTCTCGACGATCGGCGTCTCGGAGAACGTCATCGAGGCCTCCTGGCAGGCGCTCGTCGACTCGATCGTCTTCGGCCTGCTGCGCGCCGGCGGCGTGCGCGGCGGCGCGTCGGATACCCTCGGCGCTCGATGA
- a CDS encoding PQQ-binding-like beta-propeller repeat protein gives MAALRNGRLPLATALVGLLGGLTAAGGAAATASSAPQRSTPRAGVPASPRLGDLLTYDYDIARSGDDPADPAIAGLSAAARWDRHLDGGVYAEPLLDAGSAYVATENDTLYALNARSGALRWSLHLGTAVSGSVLHSTPTAGCGDIAPLGITGTPAIDPANNELFVVGEVELGGHANWRYIRHELFAVSLTSHRVLWKRRVDPPGGNNPNRYYIGAEQQRSALTVANGHLYVELGGLYGDCGQYHGFVVALPESGSGALQSYQVASAREGAIWATSGATVAPGGDLYVATGNGASSSATDFDEGNSVIALSPSLSRLGVWAPANWVQLNDDDWDLGSGGPVQIPGTSRLFVAGKPASNGSVGYLLDEQHLGGVGGPAFTGALCASGGVYGAPAVDPTAAGVLVFAPCGSGTTAVRVAGASFHLAWRQSSGAANGPPILAGGLVFALDWNGGALYAMSPTSGRVVLSRPTDALEHFATPAVGDSMLLVPTQSGVEGFRALG, from the coding sequence ATGGCGGCACTGCGAAACGGGCGCCTGCCGCTCGCCACCGCCCTCGTGGGGCTGCTCGGCGGGCTGACGGCCGCCGGCGGCGCGGCCGCCACCGCGAGCAGCGCCCCGCAGCGCTCGACCCCGCGCGCCGGGGTGCCCGCCTCACCCCGCCTCGGTGACCTCCTCACCTACGACTACGACATCGCCCGCTCCGGGGACGACCCCGCCGACCCCGCGATCGCCGGCCTCTCGGCAGCGGCGCGCTGGGACCGCCACCTCGACGGCGGCGTCTACGCCGAGCCGCTCCTCGACGCCGGCAGCGCCTACGTGGCCACCGAGAACGACACCCTCTACGCCCTGAACGCCCGCTCGGGCGCGCTCCGCTGGTCGCTGCACCTCGGCACCGCCGTGAGCGGCAGCGTGCTGCACAGCACTCCCACCGCGGGCTGCGGAGACATCGCCCCCCTCGGCATCACCGGGACCCCGGCCATCGACCCGGCGAACAACGAGCTCTTCGTCGTCGGCGAGGTCGAGCTCGGCGGCCACGCCAACTGGCGGTACATCCGCCACGAGCTCTTCGCCGTCTCCCTCACGAGCCACCGGGTGCTCTGGAAGCGGCGCGTCGACCCGCCGGGGGGCAACAACCCGAACCGCTACTACATCGGCGCCGAGCAGCAGCGCAGCGCCCTCACCGTGGCAAACGGCCACCTCTACGTCGAGCTCGGCGGCCTCTACGGCGACTGCGGCCAGTACCACGGCTTCGTCGTCGCGCTCCCCGAGAGCGGGAGCGGGGCGCTCCAGAGCTACCAGGTCGCGAGCGCCCGCGAGGGAGCGATCTGGGCGACGAGCGGCGCGACGGTCGCCCCGGGCGGTGACCTCTACGTGGCGACGGGGAACGGCGCCTCCTCGAGCGCCACGGACTTCGACGAGGGCAACTCGGTGATCGCCCTCAGCCCCTCGCTGTCGCGCCTCGGGGTGTGGGCGCCCGCGAACTGGGTGCAGCTGAACGACGACGACTGGGACCTCGGCTCGGGTGGGCCGGTACAGATCCCCGGCACCTCGCGGCTGTTCGTGGCCGGCAAGCCCGCCAGCAACGGGAGCGTCGGCTACCTCCTCGACGAGCAGCACCTCGGCGGGGTCGGCGGCCCGGCCTTCACCGGTGCGCTGTGCGCGAGCGGCGGCGTCTACGGCGCCCCCGCCGTCGATCCCACCGCGGCCGGGGTGCTCGTCTTCGCGCCCTGCGGCAGCGGCACCACGGCGGTGCGCGTCGCCGGCGCGAGCTTCCACCTCGCCTGGCGGCAGTCCTCCGGCGCCGCCAACGGCCCGCCGATCCTCGCCGGCGGCCTCGTCTTCGCCCTCGACTGGAACGGCGGGGCGCTCTACGCGATGAGCCCGACGAGCGGGAGGGTCGTGCTCAGCCGGCCGACCGACGCCCTCGAGCACTTCGCCACGCCGGCGGTCGGCGACTCGATGCTGCTCGTGCCGACGCAGTCGGGCGTGGAGGGCTTCCGCGCCCTCGGCTGA
- a CDS encoding GNAT family N-acetyltransferase yields the protein MAERSGELRVEQVAPARAFALRRAVLRPWLRLDELAADDEGAPTFAALAGPDEEVVGCATLFEEAAPESVPEAARRLPGFRLRSMATAPEHRGTGVGTAVLTAVLAEVARRGGGVLWCHARAGAVDFYSTMGLARAGAEFEIERIGVHVVMWCVVEAATG from the coding sequence GTGGCTGAACGATCCGGCGAGCTGCGGGTCGAGCAGGTCGCGCCGGCGCGCGCCTTCGCGCTGCGCCGTGCCGTGCTCCGCCCCTGGTTGCGCCTCGACGAGCTCGCGGCGGACGACGAGGGCGCGCCGACCTTCGCCGCGCTCGCCGGCCCCGACGAAGAGGTCGTCGGCTGCGCCACCCTCTTCGAGGAGGCCGCTCCCGAGAGCGTCCCCGAAGCCGCGCGCCGCCTCCCCGGCTTCCGCCTGCGCAGCATGGCGACCGCCCCCGAGCACCGCGGCACCGGGGTCGGCACCGCCGTGCTCACGGCGGTGCTCGCCGAGGTCGCCCGCCGCGGTGGCGGGGTGCTGTGGTGCCACGCGCGCGCCGGCGCCGTCGACTTCTATTCGACGATGGGCCTCGCGCGCGCCGGCGCGGAGTTCGAGATCGAGCGCATCGGCGTGCACGTCGTGATGTGGTGCGTGGTCGAGGCGGCGACCGGGTAG
- a CDS encoding Type 1 glutamine amidotransferase-like domain-containing protein, translating to MRGPLGLVGSGEFLQVMTEVDRHLLEGRPRRAVFLPTAAGQEGDERVDYWLDLGRRHYERLGVEAVPLRVLDRSDAEREELAAEIAGAGLVYLSGGSPAYLADTLRDTAVWRAILDAHEAGAALAGCSAGACALTRVAGGFRERSTAARPGLAVVAHLAVIPHFDRFDGRDPGLAAQFAGRVPPGVGIVGVDEETALVGGPEHYTVMGRRSAWWLRRDGSRSEWKSGSSVFLPVGCEPVIEA from the coding sequence GTGCGCGGACCGCTCGGGCTCGTCGGAAGCGGCGAGTTCCTGCAGGTCATGACCGAGGTCGACCGCCACCTCCTCGAGGGGCGCCCGCGCCGCGCCGTCTTCCTCCCCACCGCCGCCGGCCAAGAGGGCGACGAGCGCGTCGACTACTGGCTCGATCTCGGGCGCAGGCACTACGAGCGACTCGGCGTCGAGGCCGTGCCGCTGCGCGTCCTTGACCGGAGCGACGCCGAGCGCGAGGAGCTCGCCGCCGAGATCGCCGGCGCGGGCCTCGTCTACCTCTCGGGCGGGAGCCCCGCCTACCTCGCCGACACCCTCCGCGACACCGCCGTCTGGCGGGCGATCCTCGACGCCCACGAGGCGGGTGCGGCGCTGGCCGGCTGCTCGGCCGGCGCGTGCGCGCTCACCCGCGTCGCCGGGGGCTTCCGAGAGCGCTCCACGGCGGCGCGTCCCGGCCTCGCCGTCGTCGCGCACCTCGCGGTGATCCCGCACTTCGACCGCTTCGACGGCCGCGACCCGGGCCTCGCCGCGCAGTTCGCCGGGCGGGTCCCGCCCGGGGTCGGCATCGTCGGTGTCGACGAGGAGACGGCGCTCGTCGGCGGGCCGGAGCACTACACGGTAATGGGGCGCCGCTCGGCCTGGTGGCTCCGGAGGGACGGCAGCCGCAGCGAGTGGAAGAGCGGGAGCAGCGTGTTCCTCCCCGTCGGCTGCGAGCCGGTGATCGAGGCCTGA
- a CDS encoding ABC-F family ATP-binding cassette domain-containing protein: protein MLRANALELAVGGRTLLRPATFEVGSGDRIGLVGRNGAGKTTLLKVLAGEALAQGGSVQHNAPIAYLPQDPRTGDLGVIARDRVLSARGLDVVARDLADMAAKMGTADDEAREQAIARYGRLEQRFESLGGWGAESEAAAIVSSLGLPERVLAQPLETLSGGQRRRIELARVLFSGAATLLLDEPTNHLDADSIAWLRGYLKSYDGGLILVTHDVELLEATVNRVFHFDANRQEVDLYNVGWRAYLDGRAADERRRTRERSNAERKIGALRSQADKMRATATKARAAHQFDRRAERLAAGLAPETVRDQVARLTFPDPAPCGRVPLEAEGLSKYYGSLEVFSEVGLAIDRGSRVVILGLNGAGKTTLLRLLAGVDEPDSGEITHGHGLRIGYYAQEHESLDPYASVFDNLRRAAPAATTDVELRRILGAFLFGGDRVGQTAGTLSGGEKTRLALATLVVSSANLLLLDEPTNNLDPASRAEVLRALHSYKGAIILVTHDPGAVAALAPERVLLMPDGVEDLWSDELADLVALA, encoded by the coding sequence GTGCTGCGCGCCAACGCGCTTGAACTCGCCGTCGGCGGGAGGACGTTGCTGCGTCCAGCGACTTTCGAGGTCGGGAGCGGGGACCGGATCGGCCTCGTGGGGCGCAACGGCGCCGGGAAGACCACCCTGTTGAAGGTGCTCGCCGGGGAGGCGCTCGCGCAGGGCGGGAGCGTGCAGCACAACGCCCCCATCGCCTACCTCCCCCAGGACCCCCGCACCGGTGACCTCGGCGTCATCGCCCGGGACCGCGTCCTGTCGGCCCGCGGCCTTGACGTCGTCGCGCGCGACCTCGCCGACATGGCGGCGAAGATGGGGACCGCCGATGACGAGGCGCGCGAGCAGGCGATCGCCCGCTACGGCCGCCTCGAGCAGCGCTTCGAGAGTCTCGGCGGGTGGGGCGCGGAGTCCGAGGCGGCGGCGATCGTGTCGAGCCTCGGCCTCCCTGAACGGGTCCTCGCGCAACCCCTCGAGACGCTCTCGGGCGGCCAGCGCCGCCGCATCGAGCTCGCCCGCGTGCTGTTCTCCGGCGCCGCGACCCTGCTCCTCGACGAGCCGACGAACCACCTCGACGCGGACTCGATCGCCTGGTTGCGGGGCTACCTGAAGAGCTACGACGGCGGCCTCATCCTCGTCACCCACGACGTGGAGCTCCTCGAGGCGACCGTGAACCGGGTCTTCCACTTCGACGCCAACCGCCAGGAGGTCGACCTCTACAACGTCGGCTGGCGCGCCTACCTCGACGGGCGGGCCGCCGACGAGCGCCGCCGCACCCGTGAGCGCTCCAACGCCGAGCGCAAGATCGGGGCGTTGCGCTCGCAGGCCGACAAGATGCGGGCGACCGCCACCAAGGCTCGCGCCGCCCACCAGTTCGACCGGCGCGCCGAGCGCCTCGCGGCTGGCCTCGCCCCCGAGACGGTGCGCGATCAGGTGGCGCGCCTCACCTTCCCCGACCCCGCTCCGTGCGGGCGGGTCCCCCTCGAGGCCGAGGGCCTCTCCAAGTACTACGGATCCCTCGAGGTCTTCAGCGAGGTGGGCCTCGCCATCGACCGCGGCAGCCGGGTGGTCATCCTCGGCCTGAACGGCGCCGGCAAGACGACGCTGCTGCGGCTGCTCGCCGGGGTCGACGAGCCGGACAGCGGGGAGATCACCCACGGCCACGGCTTGCGGATCGGCTACTACGCGCAGGAGCACGAGTCCCTCGACCCCTACGCCTCGGTCTTCGACAACCTGCGGCGCGCCGCCCCCGCTGCGACGACCGACGTCGAGCTGCGGCGGATCCTCGGCGCCTTCCTCTTCGGTGGCGACCGGGTGGGCCAGACCGCGGGGACGCTCTCCGGCGGGGAGAAGACCCGTCTCGCCCTTGCCACGCTCGTGGTCTCCTCCGCGAACCTGCTGCTGCTCGACGAGCCGACGAACAACCTCGACCCGGCGAGCCGCGCCGAGGTGCTGCGCGCGCTGCACAGCTACAAGGGGGCGATCATCCTCGTCACCCACGACCCCGGCGCGGTGGCGGCGCTCGCGCCCGAACGCGTGCTCCTCATGCCCGACGGTGTCGAGGACCTGTGGAGCGACGAGCTCGCCGACCTCGTGGCGCTGGCCTGA